One region of Acidimicrobiales bacterium genomic DNA includes:
- a CDS encoding cytochrome P450: MSASSEQAADFDPREFLDPANSANPQPFWGRLRSIGPVVPGLFGNVQVVGRREVEFALQNPQVFSSAMDAVDLGQKRPLIPLQVDPPDHVKYRRLLDPIFAPREMARIEGDVKELVNNLIDDFIERGECEFGAEFAIPLPSAVFLKMMGMPISDLEMFLQMKDGIIRPQGADLEEIRDNQRGWAGRIDDYFASALQEREKERRDDLMSRFLDAEVAGEKLSEDEILGMCFLLLLAGLDTVTDTLECDFAYLAQHDDARAAIVENPDLIPSAVEELLRWETPVTALGRVAAVDTELAGCPIPKGTKVGIALGAANTDDSVIPGAGEVDLSRNPNRHLAFGGGVHRCLGSHLARMELRVALREWHRRIPEYHIAPETQLVYTPGLRQIERLPLVFTAAPV, from the coding sequence GTGAGCGCGAGTTCCGAACAGGCGGCGGACTTCGACCCAAGAGAGTTCCTCGATCCGGCCAACTCGGCCAACCCGCAGCCGTTCTGGGGCCGACTGAGAAGCATCGGGCCCGTGGTGCCGGGCCTGTTCGGCAACGTGCAGGTGGTGGGCCGCCGCGAGGTCGAGTTCGCCCTCCAGAACCCGCAGGTCTTCTCCTCTGCCATGGACGCTGTGGACCTCGGGCAGAAGCGGCCGCTCATTCCCCTCCAGGTGGACCCACCCGACCACGTCAAGTATCGCCGGCTCCTGGACCCCATCTTCGCCCCCCGTGAGATGGCGCGGATCGAAGGCGACGTCAAGGAGCTTGTCAACAACCTCATCGACGATTTCATCGAGCGGGGCGAGTGCGAGTTCGGTGCGGAGTTCGCGATCCCGCTTCCTTCCGCCGTGTTTCTGAAGATGATGGGGATGCCGATCTCGGACCTCGAGATGTTCCTCCAGATGAAGGACGGGATCATCCGCCCCCAAGGCGCCGACCTGGAGGAGATCCGCGACAACCAGCGCGGCTGGGCCGGCCGGATCGACGACTACTTCGCGTCGGCGCTGCAGGAGCGGGAAAAGGAGCGGCGGGACGACCTGATGAGTCGTTTTCTCGACGCTGAAGTCGCAGGCGAGAAGCTGAGCGAGGACGAGATCCTCGGCATGTGCTTCCTGTTGCTGCTCGCGGGCCTAGACACGGTGACCGACACCCTCGAATGTGACTTCGCTTACCTGGCACAACATGACGACGCGCGCGCGGCGATCGTGGAGAACCCCGACCTGATCCCCTCAGCCGTCGAGGAGCTACTGAGGTGGGAGACACCTGTCACCGCTCTCGGGCGCGTCGCCGCCGTCGACACCGAGCTCGCCGGCTGCCCCATCCCGAAGGGGACCAAGGTGGGCATCGCGCTGGGCGCCGCCAACACCGACGACTCGGTGATACCGGGCGCCGGCGAGGTCGACCTGTCGAGGAACCCGAACCGTCACCTCGCGTTCGGCGGCGGCGTGCACCGCTGCCTCGGGTCCCACCTCGCGCGGATGGAGCTGCGCGTCGCGCTGCGCGAGTGGCACCGCAGGATCCCCGAGTACCACATCGCTCCCGAAACGCAGCTCGTCTACACGCCGGGACTGCGCCAGATCGAGCGGCTGCCGCTCGTGTTCACCGCCGCGCCGGTGTAG
- a CDS encoding SDR family oxidoreductase yields MDLGIAGRTAIVTGASRGIGAAVAMVLAAEGVNLVVSARGYEGLSSLEADIRAAHPGIELRCVAGDVCDLATTEALVSAASGVSASHGADIVVNNAGSDAGHLPIDRLTDDDWERAYRINVVSAVRLTTAALANMRQQRWGRIVNMASYTARVPEPFCAPYAAAKAALVNVTRNLSRSYASEGVLANCVLPGLTRTEGIVASFEAASSATGRSTEDLLERMVERAPIDAGRVGTAGEVAAAIAFLCSEQAAWITGVALPVDGGTIRSAP; encoded by the coding sequence GTGGACCTCGGTATCGCCGGCCGGACGGCGATCGTCACTGGTGCCAGCCGGGGAATAGGGGCGGCGGTCGCGATGGTCCTGGCCGCCGAGGGCGTGAACCTCGTGGTATCCGCGAGGGGGTACGAGGGCTTGTCATCGCTCGAGGCGGATATCCGGGCGGCGCATCCCGGCATCGAGCTGAGATGTGTCGCCGGCGACGTGTGCGACTTGGCCACCACTGAGGCGCTCGTGTCGGCCGCATCCGGGGTGAGTGCATCGCACGGTGCCGACATCGTCGTGAACAACGCCGGCAGCGACGCCGGCCACCTGCCCATCGATCGCCTCACCGACGACGACTGGGAGAGGGCGTACAGAATCAACGTTGTCAGCGCCGTACGTCTCACGACGGCCGCTCTGGCGAACATGCGCCAGCAGCGGTGGGGCCGGATCGTGAACATGGCGTCCTACACGGCCCGCGTGCCCGAGCCGTTCTGCGCTCCTTATGCCGCGGCGAAGGCGGCGCTGGTGAACGTGACCCGCAACCTTTCGCGCTCGTACGCGTCGGAAGGGGTTCTCGCCAACTGTGTGCTGCCGGGACTGACCCGGACCGAAGGTATCGTGGCGAGCTTCGAGGCGGCGTCCTCGGCGACCGGTCGCTCCACCGAGGACCTGCTCGAGAGGATGGTCGAACGCGCTCCGATCGATGCCGGGCGCGTGGGCACGGCCGGCGAGGTGGCGGCGGCGATCGCATTCCTCTGCTCCGAGCAGGCGGCGTGGATCACCGGGGTTGCGCTACCGGTCGACGGGGGGACGATCCGCAGTGCCCCGTGA
- a CDS encoding TetR/AcrR family transcriptional regulator yields the protein MTRAIPATRAASSSQADPEAEGVSPRGTLNDRRWQEVLDAASALFEEKGYQATTLQDVASRVQLLAPSLYYYIKTKEDLLFSVMKRAHQLGLALLDEPGEVAGADAETRLAAFIRQWMGGTYPPQIRVVERDIRFLSEERQAEVLAWRDRMNHFVADIIRQGIDEGVFDESTDPTVAASTLFVVLNATPTWFREPGRVSYTELTDWYTRLFLQGMGGSSA from the coding sequence ATGACCCGAGCCATTCCAGCGACCCGAGCCGCATCTTCAAGTCAAGCCGATCCCGAAGCGGAAGGCGTCTCGCCGCGCGGGACCCTCAACGACCGCCGCTGGCAGGAAGTCCTCGACGCCGCCTCGGCGCTGTTCGAGGAGAAGGGATACCAGGCGACCACGCTGCAGGACGTCGCGTCGCGAGTTCAGTTGCTGGCGCCCAGTCTCTACTACTACATCAAGACCAAAGAGGATCTGCTGTTCTCGGTGATGAAGCGGGCGCACCAACTTGGCCTCGCTCTGCTCGACGAGCCGGGCGAAGTGGCGGGCGCGGACGCGGAGACGCGCCTTGCGGCATTCATCCGGCAGTGGATGGGTGGCACCTACCCACCGCAGATCAGGGTCGTCGAGCGCGACATCCGGTTCCTGTCGGAAGAAAGACAGGCCGAGGTGCTCGCATGGCGTGACCGGATGAACCACTTCGTCGCGGACATCATCCGGCAGGGCATCGACGAGGGCGTGTTCGATGAGTCGACTGACCCGACGGTGGCCGCCAGCACCCTGTTCGTGGTCCTCAACGCCACGCCGACATGGTTTCGGGAGCCGGGGAGGGTGAGTTACACCGAATTGACCGATTGGTACACCCGCCTGTTCCTGCAGGGAATGGGCGGTTCGTCGGCTTGA
- a CDS encoding ABC transporter substrate-binding protein — protein MRSSRRQTAAIAAVVALIAGACGARVPPYFGPASQVGVGAGSGQSAVSNGGQSASGQGTTATTLSSLGVAQSASAAQAGGGGQSSGGAGGQTAAAQALSPANFNLDPRAEAAYCSGGSANKASDVGITPTTINVGNVSGLSGLLSNNFNQGPEAVQALFAAVNQAGGVCGRKLNLQVEDDGQDTSHNASDIQDLIPKSFVFVGSTSDADNGGVPAMQQAGIPDIGQAINFTRGANANYFTAGTFGAQQKGNQDYIYDTLAAGLKANNNFPKNMAFLAYSIPISALAAKQFETLWQDSGGGVCAASDLNVSPASPNLTADVLNMENDHCDGVFTTMDVSGNAKLLQAMYNQGYVVGKPGGPIYAGTTLDGYTPAQISTAGVQQAQGFQIFLNFTPFNENQPALKMYLSQLQTYEPGKQPSSFGIEAWASAQMFIYALIKAGQNPTRAAIKSILSSLTTWDTAGAMAPAHEQARTPGNCIIEVQVKGNDFVRVWPSSGFYCSNNLVAVPAS, from the coding sequence GTGAGATCGTCACGACGCCAGACCGCTGCCATCGCAGCGGTGGTGGCACTGATCGCAGGAGCGTGCGGGGCCAGGGTCCCGCCCTACTTCGGGCCGGCCAGCCAAGTGGGCGTCGGGGCCGGGAGCGGCCAATCGGCAGTCTCCAACGGCGGGCAGAGCGCGTCGGGCCAGGGCACGACCGCCACGACGCTGTCGAGTCTCGGCGTCGCGCAGTCGGCGAGCGCCGCCCAGGCCGGGGGCGGAGGACAATCAAGTGGTGGCGCCGGTGGCCAAACGGCTGCTGCGCAGGCCCTCTCACCGGCGAACTTCAACCTCGACCCTCGCGCTGAGGCCGCCTACTGCTCAGGCGGCTCTGCGAACAAGGCTTCCGACGTCGGCATCACGCCGACGACGATCAACGTGGGCAACGTCAGCGGCCTGTCGGGCCTCCTGTCCAACAACTTCAACCAGGGCCCAGAGGCGGTGCAGGCGCTGTTCGCCGCGGTCAACCAGGCCGGCGGCGTCTGCGGACGGAAACTCAATCTCCAGGTCGAGGACGACGGCCAGGACACATCGCACAACGCCTCCGACATACAGGACCTCATCCCCAAGTCATTCGTGTTCGTCGGGTCCACATCGGACGCCGACAATGGCGGTGTCCCCGCGATGCAACAGGCCGGGATACCGGACATCGGTCAAGCGATCAACTTCACGCGCGGAGCGAACGCGAACTACTTCACCGCCGGAACTTTCGGAGCGCAGCAGAAGGGCAACCAGGACTACATCTACGACACGCTGGCCGCCGGCCTGAAGGCCAACAACAACTTCCCGAAGAACATGGCGTTCCTCGCCTACAGCATTCCCATCAGTGCCCTGGCCGCCAAGCAGTTCGAAACCCTGTGGCAGGACAGCGGTGGGGGCGTCTGCGCGGCATCGGACCTGAACGTGTCGCCCGCGAGCCCCAACCTGACGGCGGACGTGCTCAACATGGAGAACGACCACTGTGACGGGGTGTTCACCACCATGGACGTGAGCGGTAACGCCAAACTGCTGCAGGCCATGTACAACCAGGGCTATGTGGTTGGAAAGCCCGGGGGACCCATATATGCGGGAACCACCCTCGACGGGTACACGCCGGCGCAGATCTCGACCGCAGGCGTACAGCAGGCACAGGGCTTCCAGATCTTCTTGAACTTCACCCCGTTCAACGAGAATCAGCCGGCCCTCAAGATGTACCTCAGCCAGCTCCAGACCTACGAGCCGGGAAAGCAGCCCAGCTCCTTCGGCATCGAGGCCTGGGCATCCGCGCAGATGTTCATCTATGCGTTGATCAAGGCCGGCCAGAATCCGACCAGGGCTGCGATCAAGAGCATCCTCAGTAGCCTCACCACCTGGGACACGGCGGGCGCGATGGCACCCGCCCATGAACAGGCCCGCACCCCCGGCAACTGCATCATCGAGGTTCAGGTGAAGGGCAACGACTTCGTGCGTGTCTGGCCGTCCAGCGGGTTCTACTGCTCGAACAACCTCGTAGCCGTCCCGGCTTCATAG
- a CDS encoding acyl-CoA dehydrogenase family protein, which translates to MRLTFDQSVEDFRAEFLAWLERNRPSTEEIEADPAKSSGHVPGWAKRWTRRMFDDGWLVPGWPPELGGRNATPVQQLVYLEEMARAGVPRTTNPQGLGIVAPSLLDYGTPEQIERYAMPLLRGEVGACLGMSEPGAGSDLASLSTRAVLDGDEFVINGQKVWTSGANHADFCFLFCRTDTSAPKHKGISVVLVDMNTPGITVRPLPEIVGPEHPDLNEVFFTDVVVPRENLVGTLNNGWAMANGSLAHERGMVWVSASIVLDEDVSRLIADARQCLGNRGDAERATLAGEVADAYIDTVAVRCLGYRGFGKLLKGGTAPEQAVLKAFASESRRRLALVGTEVQGPEVLKSSPPSVRGTMLSSEVGSNWLELYFRTFALTISAGTSEIQRNIVAEKVLGLPRN; encoded by the coding sequence ATGCGGCTCACGTTCGACCAGTCGGTCGAGGACTTCCGCGCAGAGTTCCTCGCGTGGCTGGAGAGGAACCGCCCGAGCACCGAGGAGATAGAGGCCGATCCCGCCAAGTCGTCGGGCCACGTACCGGGGTGGGCCAAGCGGTGGACCCGCAGGATGTTCGACGACGGGTGGCTCGTGCCGGGCTGGCCGCCTGAGCTGGGGGGGCGCAACGCGACACCGGTGCAGCAATTGGTCTATCTCGAGGAGATGGCCCGCGCTGGCGTTCCGCGCACCACGAACCCTCAGGGCCTCGGAATCGTCGCCCCCTCACTTCTCGACTACGGCACGCCCGAGCAGATCGAGCGCTACGCGATGCCGCTCCTCAGGGGCGAGGTCGGCGCCTGCCTCGGCATGAGCGAGCCCGGCGCGGGCAGCGACCTCGCGTCGCTCAGCACCCGCGCCGTCCTCGATGGCGACGAGTTCGTGATCAACGGGCAGAAGGTGTGGACATCGGGAGCCAACCATGCCGACTTCTGCTTCCTGTTCTGCAGGACCGACACCAGCGCCCCCAAGCACAAGGGCATCTCGGTCGTGCTGGTCGACATGAACACGCCGGGGATCACCGTGCGCCCGCTGCCGGAAATCGTCGGACCCGAGCACCCCGACCTCAACGAGGTCTTTTTCACCGACGTCGTCGTCCCGAGAGAGAACCTCGTCGGCACGCTCAACAACGGCTGGGCCATGGCGAACGGCTCCCTTGCTCACGAACGGGGGATGGTTTGGGTGTCGGCTTCGATAGTGCTCGACGAGGACGTAAGTCGCTTGATCGCAGACGCGCGCCAGTGCCTCGGCAACCGGGGGGACGCCGAGCGCGCCACCCTCGCCGGCGAGGTCGCCGACGCGTACATCGATACCGTCGCCGTTCGCTGCCTGGGTTATCGCGGGTTCGGCAAGTTGCTGAAGGGTGGCACGGCCCCCGAGCAAGCCGTGTTGAAGGCGTTCGCGAGCGAATCACGCCGGCGGCTGGCCCTCGTGGGAACGGAGGTCCAAGGACCGGAGGTCCTGAAGTCCAGCCCACCCTCGGTAAGAGGCACGATGCTCAGCAGCGAAGTCGGAAGCAACTGGCTCGAGCTGTATTTCCGGACCTTCGCGCTCACGATCTCGGCCGGGACTTCGGAGATCCAGCGCAACATAGTCGCCGAGAAGGTGCTAGGCCTTCCTAGAAACTGA
- a CDS encoding ferredoxin: MRISIDQSKCTGHGRCYVLAPDLFGADDSGYGAVTREDVPEELRSQADAAQQNCPEHAVVLEED; this comes from the coding sequence ATGAGGATCAGCATCGACCAGTCCAAATGCACCGGCCACGGCCGCTGCTACGTGCTCGCCCCCGACCTGTTCGGGGCCGACGACAGCGGCTACGGCGCAGTCACCCGCGAGGACGTGCCCGAGGAGCTGCGCTCGCAGGCGGACGCGGCGCAGCAGAACTGCCCGGAGCACGCGGTCGTCCTCGAGGAGGACTAG
- a CDS encoding ABC transporter permease: protein MFPFIVVGLFTGAVYALAAMGLVLTYKTSGIFNFAYGAIAMICAFTFSELRDTLGLSQWYSLPIVLIVVAPVIGVAMERLFRPLTSVPAEIQIVVTLGVLAFFQALEPIIYGGQARALPSIFPTSTFRIGTLRVGYDELATLLLTIGLGLGLWLLLRRTKFGMATRAVVDNRDLSALAGVRSESVSRVAWVISCVFAGLVGILLSPGEGLDRYSLVLLVIYAFAPAVLGKLVSLPLAFLGGIVMGVVLSVLTKYDSNATVADIRLAFPYAALFVLLVAYGGRLKEVRSSFRPLRSPPPRPISGSSFVAGIVLLIAALILPSLVSGPQLSDVTLGVIFAAIGLTLVVLTGWAGQISLAQFSFVGIGAFTVGHLGGAHGAGFFPAALLGVLIAIPVGLLVGLPSLRLSGLYLALATMAFALLMDNLVFNRPDVGGGSTGMPIHRPRLGPWNFASTTSFYYLCLGVLVVYVIGASVLRRGPIGRRLQMINDSPLAASTFGVSLTLTKLITFAACGAAAAFAGALFAAGRQFMSPSDVSFNASLELLLLVVLGGRSLVGGALVAGAVFGVQLFPIPATVEQYIPLGVALGVIGVANNPEGPIAMTVRIVKYLSAVLQRAPRPGEVAPPAQQATPHRLVDEQPSVPTPAGARV, encoded by the coding sequence GTGTTTCCCTTCATCGTCGTCGGTCTTTTCACCGGAGCGGTGTACGCGCTCGCCGCTATGGGCCTGGTGCTCACCTACAAGACGTCAGGCATCTTCAACTTCGCCTACGGCGCCATCGCCATGATCTGCGCGTTCACCTTTTCGGAGCTGCGCGACACGCTTGGTCTGAGCCAGTGGTATTCGCTGCCCATCGTGCTGATCGTCGTAGCGCCCGTGATCGGCGTAGCCATGGAGCGGTTGTTCCGGCCGTTGACCTCGGTCCCAGCCGAGATCCAGATCGTCGTGACGCTCGGCGTGCTCGCCTTCTTCCAGGCCCTCGAACCGATCATCTACGGCGGCCAGGCACGCGCTTTGCCGAGCATCTTCCCGACGTCCACCTTCAGGATCGGAACCCTGCGCGTCGGGTACGACGAACTCGCGACGCTCCTGTTGACGATCGGGCTCGGCCTGGGCCTATGGCTGCTGCTGCGTCGCACGAAGTTCGGCATGGCCACCCGGGCGGTGGTCGACAACCGGGACCTTTCTGCGCTGGCCGGGGTGAGGTCGGAGTCGGTGAGCCGGGTGGCTTGGGTCATCTCCTGCGTCTTCGCGGGCCTGGTGGGAATCCTCCTGAGCCCGGGCGAGGGTCTCGATCGGTACTCGCTGGTGTTGCTGGTGATCTACGCCTTCGCTCCGGCCGTTCTCGGGAAACTGGTCAGCCTCCCTCTCGCCTTCCTAGGGGGCATAGTGATGGGCGTCGTACTGAGCGTCCTCACCAAGTACGACAGCAACGCCACCGTGGCCGACATCCGGCTCGCGTTCCCCTACGCCGCTCTGTTCGTGCTCCTCGTGGCGTACGGCGGCCGGCTCAAGGAGGTTCGCTCCTCCTTCCGACCGCTGCGCAGCCCACCGCCGCGGCCGATCAGCGGATCGTCGTTTGTCGCCGGCATCGTGCTCCTCATCGCAGCGTTGATCCTTCCGTCGCTCGTCAGCGGGCCGCAGCTGAGCGACGTCACCCTTGGGGTGATCTTCGCCGCCATCGGGTTGACCCTCGTGGTGCTGACCGGATGGGCGGGGCAGATCTCGCTCGCGCAGTTCAGCTTCGTCGGGATAGGCGCCTTTACCGTCGGTCACCTCGGCGGTGCCCACGGGGCTGGCTTCTTCCCCGCTGCGCTGCTCGGCGTTCTGATCGCGATCCCTGTCGGACTGCTCGTCGGACTGCCGTCGCTGCGACTGTCGGGCCTGTACCTGGCTCTGGCCACGATGGCGTTCGCCCTCCTGATGGACAACCTCGTCTTCAACCGGCCTGACGTCGGGGGAGGGTCGACCGGGATGCCGATACACCGTCCACGTTTGGGACCGTGGAACTTCGCGTCGACGACCAGCTTCTACTACCTGTGCCTGGGCGTCCTTGTGGTCTACGTGATCGGGGCTTCGGTCCTGCGTCGCGGCCCCATCGGGCGGCGGTTGCAGATGATCAACGACTCGCCCCTGGCCGCGTCGACCTTCGGCGTCAGCCTGACCCTCACCAAGTTGATCACCTTCGCGGCGTGCGGCGCCGCCGCCGCTTTCGCCGGCGCCCTCTTCGCTGCAGGCAGGCAGTTCATGAGCCCGAGCGACGTCTCGTTCAATGCCTCCCTGGAGCTTCTGCTCCTGGTCGTGCTCGGCGGACGGTCCCTGGTCGGGGGAGCACTCGTGGCGGGGGCCGTGTTCGGAGTGCAGCTTTTCCCCATCCCGGCAACGGTCGAGCAGTACATCCCGCTGGGTGTCGCCCTCGGGGTCATCGGAGTGGCGAACAATCCAGAGGGCCCGATCGCCATGACGGTCAGGATCGTCAAGTACCTGTCAGCTGTGCTGCAACGCGCGCCGCGACCCGGCGAAGTCGCGCCCCCGGCCCAACAGGCGACCCCACATCGGCTGGTGGACGAACAGCCGTCCGTACCGACCCCGGCAGGCGCCCGTGTCTAG
- a CDS encoding acyl-CoA dehydrogenase family protein, with protein sequence MDFELTDDQQQLRDTARSVLERECPPSLVRSAYEGRASEVSAALWKKMVDLDWPGLAVPESLGGLGYGFAELGLLCEELGRVVAPAPFMSTVTQFVPMVLEAGSEEQAKSLLDPVTSGGGTGTLAVAEPEHGWDLRRLGGVARTSATGWVLSGRKTFVFDGGSADTVVVVAASDRGGTPGVFAVPRSSAKAIAYEVIDPSQPLADLEFDGVEVPAEGVLIEPGDPRAERAVRRAIEQSVAALALSTAGTCRAIFDTTLQYTKDREQFGRPIGSFQAIKHRLVDMLIALERASSLAYFAALTIAEDDDRRSTAVSMAKAAAGDCQRLLVQDGLQLHGGVGYMWEQDLHLHLKRAKSGDFLLGSGREHRSAVARALGLVA encoded by the coding sequence ATGGACTTCGAGCTCACTGACGACCAACAACAGCTGAGGGATACGGCGAGGTCCGTACTCGAGCGCGAGTGCCCTCCTTCGCTGGTGAGAAGCGCCTACGAAGGGCGCGCTTCGGAGGTCTCGGCGGCCCTGTGGAAGAAGATGGTGGATCTCGACTGGCCCGGCCTCGCGGTGCCCGAGTCGCTCGGCGGGCTGGGTTACGGCTTCGCCGAGCTCGGACTGCTGTGCGAGGAGCTGGGCCGTGTCGTGGCGCCGGCGCCGTTCATGTCGACGGTCACGCAGTTCGTTCCCATGGTGCTGGAGGCGGGTAGCGAGGAGCAGGCCAAGTCGCTTCTGGACCCGGTGACCTCGGGCGGAGGGACCGGCACGCTAGCTGTCGCGGAACCGGAGCACGGCTGGGATCTGCGCCGGCTCGGGGGCGTCGCGCGCACGAGCGCGACGGGATGGGTGCTGTCGGGACGCAAGACGTTCGTCTTCGATGGCGGTTCGGCCGACACCGTGGTCGTCGTCGCCGCGAGCGATCGAGGGGGTACGCCGGGGGTGTTCGCCGTGCCGAGATCGTCTGCGAAGGCGATCGCCTACGAGGTGATCGACCCGAGCCAGCCGCTCGCCGATCTGGAGTTCGACGGTGTGGAGGTTCCGGCGGAGGGCGTACTGATCGAGCCCGGCGATCCCCGTGCAGAGAGGGCCGTGCGCAGGGCGATCGAGCAGTCGGTCGCGGCCCTGGCGTTGAGCACGGCCGGGACCTGCCGAGCGATCTTCGACACCACCCTGCAGTACACCAAGGATCGCGAGCAGTTCGGCCGACCGATCGGGTCGTTTCAGGCGATCAAGCACCGGTTGGTCGACATGCTGATCGCCCTCGAGCGAGCGAGCTCACTCGCGTATTTCGCGGCGCTGACGATCGCCGAAGACGACGATCGCCGCTCGACCGCCGTATCGATGGCGAAAGCTGCCGCCGGCGACTGCCAGCGCCTGCTGGTCCAGGACGGTCTGCAGCTTCACGGAGGGGTTGGCTACATGTGGGAGCAGGATCTGCATCTGCATCTCAAGCGCGCGAAGTCGGGGGACTTCCTGCTCGGTTCCGGCCGCGAGCACAGGTCCGCCGTTGCTCGGGCCCTCGGACTGGTGGCCTGA
- a CDS encoding ABC transporter ATP-binding protein, translating to MSQLLELHNVSVSYGGVRALSEVSFSVPEGCVVALLGSNGAGKSTTLRTISGLVRPEAGAITFDDERIDRIPPHAITRRGILHVPEGRGIFPSLSVKENLLMADYALRMADDAVGEGIQVFPALSSRLGQLAGTLSGGEQQMLAMARALIMRPRLLMLDEISMGLAPLIVSQLFAAVRELAERGVTILLVEQYVEAALELADYAYVLDKGRVADIGEPGDLREEGLLTAYLGGGH from the coding sequence ATGAGCCAGCTCCTCGAGCTTCACAACGTCAGCGTGTCCTACGGGGGCGTGCGCGCTCTGTCTGAGGTGTCCTTCTCCGTACCGGAGGGCTGCGTCGTCGCTTTGCTCGGCTCGAACGGGGCCGGCAAGAGCACCACCCTGCGGACGATCTCCGGCCTGGTTCGCCCGGAGGCGGGTGCGATCACCTTCGACGATGAGCGAATCGACCGGATTCCTCCACACGCCATCACGCGGCGCGGAATCCTCCATGTGCCCGAAGGAAGGGGGATCTTCCCGAGCCTGTCGGTCAAGGAGAACCTCCTGATGGCCGACTACGCCCTTCGGATGGCGGACGACGCGGTCGGCGAAGGAATCCAAGTCTTCCCGGCTCTGAGTTCACGGCTCGGCCAGCTGGCCGGAACGCTGTCCGGGGGGGAGCAGCAGATGCTCGCCATGGCCAGGGCCCTGATCATGCGGCCCCGCCTCTTGATGCTCGACGAGATCTCGATGGGGCTCGCTCCGCTGATCGTGAGCCAGCTGTTCGCCGCGGTACGGGAGTTGGCTGAGCGAGGCGTGACCATCCTCCTCGTCGAGCAGTACGTCGAGGCAGCTCTGGAGCTGGCCGACTACGCCTACGTCCTCGACAAAGGCAGGGTCGCCGACATCGGCGAACCCGGAGACCTGCGCGAAGAAGGCCTATTGACGGCTTACCTGGGAGGTGGCCACTGA
- a CDS encoding ABC transporter ATP-binding protein, with protein sequence MSSDTTVELAVAQVLTCQEITVRFGGLVALDGVGFAARAGSITGLIGPNGAGKTTLFNVMTGVLEPTKGRVYYDGVDITSWAPHRRGRAGIARTFQRLELFIGLTVYDNLLAAWEASVRGGVVGRHSADGREVVQGVIEWLRLEDLAYRAAGGLSTGQGRLVELGRALCTNPRLLLLDEPSSGLDSRETDRFRDILLEVARDPNGPAVVLVEHDMGLVMDVCDHITVLDFGKAIAEGSPDEVRDNPAVVSAYLGAQEDGSGSTR encoded by the coding sequence GTGTCTAGCGACACCACGGTCGAGCTGGCGGTAGCGCAGGTACTCACCTGCCAGGAGATCACCGTACGTTTCGGTGGCCTCGTCGCTCTCGACGGCGTCGGCTTCGCTGCGCGGGCAGGGAGCATCACCGGTCTCATCGGCCCGAACGGGGCCGGCAAGACAACCCTCTTCAACGTCATGACCGGCGTTCTGGAGCCGACTAAGGGCCGCGTCTACTACGACGGGGTCGACATCACGTCGTGGGCCCCGCATCGCAGGGGGCGGGCCGGGATCGCACGCACCTTCCAGCGGCTCGAGCTGTTCATCGGTCTCACCGTCTACGACAACCTTCTTGCGGCGTGGGAGGCCTCTGTCAGGGGCGGCGTGGTCGGGCGGCATTCGGCTGACGGCCGCGAGGTGGTCCAGGGCGTGATCGAGTGGCTACGCCTCGAGGACCTCGCGTACCGGGCGGCCGGAGGGCTTTCGACCGGCCAGGGGCGGCTGGTGGAGCTCGGTCGGGCGCTGTGCACGAACCCCAGGCTGCTTCTCCTCGACGAGCCGAGCTCGGGCCTCGACTCCCGCGAGACCGATCGTTTCCGTGACATCCTGCTCGAGGTGGCGCGCGATCCGAACGGGCCCGCCGTGGTGCTGGTGGAGCACGACATGGGCCTCGTCATGGACGTGTGCGATCACATCACCGTTCTCGACTTCGGGAAGGCGATCGCCGAGGGCTCCCCCGACGAAGTCCGCGACAACCCGGCGGTCGTGTCTGCGTACCTGGGCGCCCAGGAAGACGGCTCAGGGAGCACGCGATGA